One window of Planktothrix serta PCC 8927 genomic DNA carries:
- a CDS encoding Uma2 family endonuclease — translation MISLSSVTAPSLNSAISKWQKATWDDYLVYRDHPNLERVKVFYQDGYLLIEMGSEGINHASISDLFTMLFAFWFARFPVASFSSLGRCQLEKANSRASAPDRVLYIGENSPRWQAGEPRRIDLNRWRVPDLVGEVADTTLATDLDEKKQLYATLGIPEYWVTNVKGKQVIAFGLGENGKYEEIEYSVALSGLPMILLEQTLEQLTQMDNGMAALWFNQEIANIERY, via the coding sequence ATGATCAGTCTATCCTCGGTAACAGCCCCTTCACTGAATTCTGCAATTTCTAAATGGCAGAAGGCAACATGGGATGATTATTTAGTCTATCGAGATCATCCGAATTTAGAACGAGTTAAAGTCTTTTATCAAGACGGATATTTATTAATTGAAATGGGTTCAGAAGGAATTAATCACGCCAGTATTAGCGATTTATTCACGATGCTATTTGCTTTTTGGTTTGCTCGGTTTCCTGTTGCTAGTTTTAGTTCTTTGGGTCGCTGTCAACTCGAAAAAGCGAACTCTCGCGCCTCGGCTCCTGATCGGGTTTTATATATTGGTGAAAACTCACCCCGTTGGCAAGCTGGCGAACCTCGTCGGATTGACTTAAATCGTTGGCGAGTTCCTGATTTAGTCGGAGAAGTTGCTGATACAACTTTAGCGACTGATTTAGATGAGAAAAAACAACTTTATGCAACGTTAGGAATTCCTGAATATTGGGTAACAAACGTTAAAGGAAAACAAGTGATTGCCTTTGGTTTAGGAGAAAATGGAAAATATGAAGAAATTGAATATTCTGTGGCTCTTTCGGGTTTGCCGATGATCCTTTTAGAGCAAACTTTAGAACAATTAACTCAGATGGATAATGGTATGGCAGCCCTTTGGTTTAATCAAGAAATTGCCAATATTGAACGTTATTAA
- a CDS encoding SDR family oxidoreductase: protein MLLKDKVAVITGAGSGIGQATALLLAKEGAKVATLDRTPEKGQKTVDQIKQAGGEAMTTKADISYPEQVQQSMDKIAKTWGKIDIVFANAGINGVWAPLEELSPEEWKTTISINLDGTFYTLKYALPYLKKQGGSVVITSSVNGTRMFSNSGASAYASTKAAQVAFAKMTALELAKYKIRVNVICPGAITTEIDHNTQREYLEKAQEPVEFPEGKIPLTDGKPGTSKQVAQLVLFLVSDASSHITGTEVWIDGGQSLLQG from the coding sequence ATGTTATTAAAAGATAAAGTTGCTGTGATTACTGGAGCGGGTTCAGGAATTGGTCAAGCCACGGCATTATTATTAGCAAAAGAAGGGGCAAAAGTGGCAACCCTTGATCGCACACCCGAAAAAGGTCAAAAAACCGTTGATCAAATTAAACAAGCGGGGGGAGAAGCAATGACAACTAAGGCAGATATTTCTTACCCTGAACAGGTACAACAATCAATGGATAAAATAGCCAAAACTTGGGGAAAAATTGATATTGTTTTTGCGAATGCTGGCATTAATGGCGTTTGGGCACCTTTAGAGGAACTTTCCCCGGAGGAATGGAAAACGACAATTTCTATTAATTTAGATGGAACCTTTTATACCTTAAAATATGCTTTACCTTATTTAAAAAAACAAGGCGGAAGTGTTGTAATTACATCTTCTGTAAATGGCACTCGAATGTTTAGTAATAGTGGCGCATCGGCTTATGCTTCAACGAAAGCGGCTCAAGTTGCTTTTGCTAAAATGACCGCATTAGAATTAGCGAAATATAAAATTAGAGTGAATGTGATTTGTCCGGGGGCAATTACAACGGAAATCGATCATAATACTCAACGAGAATACTTAGAAAAAGCTCAAGAACCCGTTGAATTTCCTGAAGGTAAAATTCCCTTAACCGATGGTAAACCAGGAACCTCTAAACAAGTAGCCCAACTGGTTTTATTTTTAGTGTCTGATGCTTCTAGTCATATCACCGGAACTGAAGTTTGGATCGATGGCGGACAATCTTTATTACAAGGATAA
- a CDS encoding glycoside hydrolase family 31 protein — MPQYFGQLHTLDPSWSQIEAVKTVEVGDRHLLFNCGNADVKISLLADNLIRVRYSPSGDFLPRRSWAVTVEDQDWQPVQFQTHETETTTEIITEKIKIIIQHNPCRIQCYDLQNNPFAIDGELGFAWRQGLTAVWKKIEPEEHFYGFGERTGFLDKLGEIKTNWTVDSLDYDALTDAMYQAIPVFMALRPELSYGIFLNSTYWSRFDIGVEQPGIWRMETQAPELDYYIIYGPEPAQILNTYTQLTGRMPLPPRWALGYHQCRWSYESEIVVQEIAKEFRNRKIPCDVIHLDIDYMQGYRVFTWNEKRFPEPKKLIQNLSENGFKAVTIIDPGVKYEPEGNYAIFDQGLEQDYFVRKPNGQLFHGYVWPDKAVFPDFLNLKVQKWWGECHQTLTDMGISGIWNDMNEPALDDRPFGDKGTKITFPLDSLQGPPEERATHAETHNLYGLMMSKSSAEALLKLRPKERSFVLTRSGYAGIQRWSSVWMGDNHSIWEHLETSLPMLCNMGLSGVAFVGCDIGGFAGNATAELFARWMQLGILYPLMRGHSALSTAQHEPWVFGERVECICRDYLELRYRLLPYLYTLFWEATQTGSPILRPLFYHYPNDSKTYSLSDQVLLGSAILAAPIYRPGVECRAVYLPKGIWYDWWTKEPYSGSQYILAEAPLERMPLYVKAGSIIPLQPVMQYVDEKPIDSLTFKVFPGTGEGILYEDDGHSFEYIQGIYSTTKYQVSQENQALIIEIEPRQGQWTPPDREIIIDVVGVGEQRFQDDGQGKILRFS; from the coding sequence ATGCCTCAATATTTTGGACAATTACACACCCTAGACCCCAGTTGGTCACAAATTGAAGCCGTTAAAACGGTAGAAGTGGGCGATCGCCATCTACTGTTTAATTGTGGCAATGCTGATGTTAAAATTAGTCTATTAGCCGATAATTTAATTCGAGTCCGCTATTCCCCATCGGGTGATTTTCTTCCCCGTCGGTCTTGGGCTGTTACTGTAGAGGATCAAGATTGGCAACCCGTTCAATTTCAAACTCACGAAACCGAAACAACGACAGAAATTATTACCGAAAAAATTAAGATTATTATTCAACATAACCCTTGCCGGATTCAATGTTATGATCTGCAAAATAATCCCTTTGCCATAGATGGAGAATTAGGCTTTGCTTGGCGACAAGGATTAACAGCAGTTTGGAAAAAAATTGAACCCGAAGAACATTTTTATGGGTTTGGAGAACGGACAGGATTTTTAGATAAACTTGGGGAAATTAAAACCAATTGGACAGTTGATTCTTTAGATTATGATGCTTTAACGGATGCCATGTATCAGGCTATTCCTGTATTTATGGCGTTACGTCCTGAGTTAAGTTATGGCATTTTTTTAAATAGTACCTATTGGAGTCGCTTTGATATTGGGGTTGAACAACCGGGAATTTGGCGAATGGAAACCCAAGCCCCAGAATTAGATTATTATATTATTTATGGCCCCGAACCTGCCCAAATTCTTAATACTTATACCCAACTCACCGGACGAATGCCCTTACCGCCGCGTTGGGCTTTAGGCTATCATCAATGTCGGTGGAGTTATGAATCAGAAATTGTTGTTCAAGAAATAGCAAAAGAATTTAGAAACCGCAAAATTCCCTGTGATGTGATTCATTTAGATATTGATTATATGCAGGGATATCGAGTGTTTACCTGGAATGAAAAACGGTTTCCAGAACCTAAAAAATTAATTCAAAATTTATCTGAAAATGGCTTTAAAGCCGTTACAATTATTGATCCAGGGGTTAAATATGAACCCGAAGGAAATTATGCTATTTTTGATCAAGGATTAGAACAGGATTATTTTGTTAGAAAACCGAACGGTCAATTGTTTCATGGTTATGTTTGGCCGGATAAAGCGGTTTTTCCTGATTTTTTAAATCTTAAAGTACAAAAATGGTGGGGAGAATGCCATCAAACTTTAACAGATATGGGGATTTCCGGTATTTGGAATGATATGAATGAACCCGCCTTAGATGACCGTCCCTTTGGCGATAAAGGAACTAAAATTACCTTTCCTTTAGATAGTTTACAGGGCCCTCCAGAAGAACGAGCAACCCACGCCGAAACCCATAATTTATATGGGTTAATGATGTCAAAATCTAGCGCCGAAGCGTTATTAAAATTGCGACCAAAAGAGCGATCTTTTGTATTAACTCGGTCAGGATATGCAGGAATTCAACGCTGGTCATCGGTGTGGATGGGGGATAATCATTCGATTTGGGAACATTTAGAAACTTCTCTCCCAATGTTATGCAATATGGGGTTATCCGGTGTCGCATTTGTAGGTTGTGATATTGGAGGTTTTGCGGGGAATGCAACAGCAGAATTATTCGCCCGATGGATGCAATTGGGAATATTATATCCGTTGATGCGAGGTCATTCTGCGTTATCAACAGCCCAACATGAACCTTGGGTATTTGGAGAACGAGTTGAATGCATTTGTCGAGACTATTTAGAATTACGCTATCGTCTTTTACCCTATCTTTATACGTTATTTTGGGAAGCTACACAAACGGGTTCACCAATTCTTCGCCCTCTATTTTATCACTATCCTAATGATAGCAAAACCTATAGTTTATCTGATCAAGTTTTACTGGGTTCGGCAATTTTAGCAGCCCCGATTTATCGTCCCGGTGTTGAATGTCGGGCTGTATATTTACCCAAAGGAATTTGGTATGATTGGTGGACGAAAGAACCTTATTCTGGATCACAATATATTTTAGCAGAAGCACCTTTAGAACGGATGCCATTATATGTAAAAGCCGGGTCAATAATTCCCTTACAACCGGTGATGCAATATGTTGATGAAAAACCGATTGATAGTTTAACCTTTAAGGTATTTCCAGGGACTGGAGAGGGGATTTTATATGAAGATGATGGTCATTCTTTTGAGTATATTCAGGGTATTTATTCAACAACAAAATATCAAGTTTCTCAAGAAAATCAAGCATTAATTATTGAAATTGAACCCCGTCAAGGACAATGGACTCCTCCTGACCGGGAGATTATTATTGATGTTGTGGGAGTCGGAGAACAGCGTTTTCAAGATGACGGTCAGGGGAAAATATTAAGATTCAGTTGA
- a CDS encoding CBS domain-containing protein, translating into MHLILCHITADFDALGAAVGLTRIYPGSRIVLSGGSHPSVRDFLALYRDEFPLIERRSVNPNKIHSISVVDTQNCDRLGKSAEWFRLPNLSAIRIYDHHPDVKSDIPATETFIQAVGATTTLIVELLRNQPQQLLLSTAEATVMALGIHLDTGSLTFPHSTARDAIALAWLMQQGANLPVIAEYVEPGLPPKLQDLLTLALEQLQKSTIRGYTVAWILLKTDEYVPGLSSVASELIDLTESDALLLGNQYAIKGGERLSIIGRSRIEKTNLNELFKPYGGGGHTRAASVVLKEGNFSEILDQLVEQLKAQIPHPPTAKELMSSPVRTIRPETSVEEAHRILLRYGHSGLSVVDEQDQLVGIISRRDLDIALHHGFSHAPVKGYMTPQLKTITPETTLPEIESLMVTFDIGRLPVLEHKNLVGIVTRTDVLRLLHQQQRPQKSPLKGCIPGFTCSTLEELLEERLATPLLTLLNRLSFLAEKRGWQVYLVGGAVRDLLLAEPEKTVLLSDIDIVVDGCYGNPNFEGDILSTISPAVELAQDLQKHYPASRLDVHGQFKTAALLWHNDPILDSLWIDIATARTEFYPYPAANPEVEASSIRQDLYRRDFTINALALRLTSPQVGELLDFFGGISDLETRKIRVLHANSFIEDPTRIYRAVRFAVRLGFEIESHTKDYICYAVSSGIYEKQREESNKSFDQNRRIPALETRLKSELKYILQSPYWKRSLQLLGDLKALRCIHPTLELSPQLWRQVRSVDRCLQRFDPQRTLTHWEVRLEVLIAYLLPEYREKVAHNLQLTIDSIERLNHLELAKNYVFETLLTSEKNSQFFWLFKRYDLPMLILMAVQSPRPIRQRIWQYLTQLQQIKPPLNGNDLKTMGYKPGRQFKQMLDDLLTVTLDGEVCDRASAEAFLQRHYPLK; encoded by the coding sequence ATGCACTTAATTTTATGTCATATTACGGCTGATTTTGACGCCTTGGGGGCGGCGGTGGGACTGACTCGAATTTACCCCGGAAGTCGCATCGTATTATCGGGAGGAAGTCATCCATCGGTGAGAGATTTTTTAGCATTATATCGAGATGAATTTCCTTTAATTGAACGCCGATCTGTTAATCCTAATAAAATTCATTCAATTAGTGTTGTTGATACTCAAAATTGCGATCGCTTAGGAAAAAGTGCCGAATGGTTTCGCTTACCCAACTTATCGGCGATTAGAATTTATGATCACCATCCTGATGTAAAATCCGATATTCCCGCTACAGAAACTTTTATTCAAGCCGTTGGTGCAACCACAACATTAATTGTAGAACTATTAAGAAATCAACCCCAACAACTGCTTTTAAGCACAGCAGAAGCGACGGTAATGGCGTTAGGAATTCATTTAGATACAGGTTCATTAACCTTCCCCCATTCTACCGCTAGAGATGCCATTGCCTTAGCGTGGTTAATGCAGCAAGGGGCAAATTTACCCGTGATTGCAGAATATGTAGAACCCGGTTTACCGCCGAAATTACAAGACTTATTAACCCTCGCCTTAGAACAACTCCAAAAATCAACCATTAGAGGTTATACCGTAGCTTGGATATTATTAAAAACCGATGAATATGTACCCGGTTTATCGAGTGTGGCTTCAGAATTAATTGATTTAACAGAAAGTGATGCTTTACTATTAGGAAATCAATATGCTATCAAAGGAGGAGAACGGTTAAGTATTATTGGACGTTCTCGGATTGAAAAAACCAACCTCAATGAACTGTTTAAACCCTATGGCGGGGGCGGACATACTCGTGCGGCTTCAGTTGTTCTTAAAGAAGGCAATTTTTCAGAAATTTTAGATCAACTGGTTGAACAATTAAAAGCCCAAATTCCTCACCCTCCAACCGCCAAAGAATTAATGTCTTCTCCGGTGAGAACCATTCGTCCTGAAACCTCTGTAGAAGAAGCCCATCGAATTTTATTACGCTATGGTCATTCCGGTCTTTCTGTCGTCGATGAACAGGATCAATTAGTAGGAATTATCTCCCGTCGAGATTTAGATATAGCCCTACATCATGGCTTTAGTCATGCACCCGTTAAGGGGTATATGACCCCCCAATTAAAAACCATTACCCCAGAAACAACCTTACCCGAAATTGAATCCTTAATGGTGACTTTTGACATTGGACGCTTACCTGTTTTAGAACACAAAAATTTAGTGGGAATTGTGACCAGAACTGATGTTTTAAGGTTACTTCATCAACAACAACGTCCGCAAAAATCACCCTTAAAAGGCTGTATTCCGGGGTTTACTTGTTCCACCTTAGAAGAACTATTAGAAGAACGATTAGCAACTCCCTTGTTAACCTTACTAAATCGCCTATCCTTTTTAGCAGAAAAACGCGGATGGCAGGTTTATTTAGTGGGGGGTGCGGTGCGGGATTTACTATTAGCAGAACCCGAAAAAACTGTATTATTGAGTGATATTGATATTGTGGTGGATGGATGCTATGGAAATCCCAATTTTGAGGGAGATATTTTATCAACTATTTCTCCGGCGGTGGAATTAGCACAGGACTTACAGAAACATTATCCAGCCTCACGGTTAGACGTTCATGGTCAATTTAAAACAGCAGCTTTATTATGGCATAATGATCCGATTTTAGACTCACTTTGGATTGATATTGCTACCGCTAGAACAGAATTTTATCCCTATCCGGCGGCAAATCCTGAAGTCGAGGCGAGTTCAATTCGTCAAGATTTATATCGACGGGATTTTACAATTAATGCTTTAGCCTTGCGGTTAACGTCTCCCCAGGTTGGGGAATTATTAGACTTTTTTGGAGGGATTTCGGATTTAGAAACTCGAAAAATTCGGGTTTTACACGCCAATAGTTTTATTGAAGATCCAACTCGAATTTATCGCGCCGTGCGGTTTGCGGTGCGCTTAGGGTTTGAAATTGAATCTCACACTAAAGACTATATTTGTTATGCGGTTAGTAGTGGAATTTATGAAAAACAACGAGAAGAAAGTAATAAATCCTTTGATCAAAATCGCCGAATTCCGGCTTTAGAAACTCGCTTAAAAAGTGAGTTAAAATATATTTTACAGTCTCCCTATTGGAAACGATCATTGCAACTATTAGGAGATTTAAAAGCGTTGCGTTGTATTCATCCTACGTTAGAATTAAGTCCGCAATTATGGCGACAAGTGCGTTCTGTTGATCGGTGTTTACAACGGTTTGATCCGCAACGAACCTTAACCCATTGGGAAGTTAGATTAGAGGTATTAATTGCTTATTTATTACCCGAATATCGAGAAAAAGTGGCTCATAACCTACAGTTAACTATTGATAGTATTGAACGATTAAATCATTTAGAATTAGCTAAAAATTATGTGTTTGAAACGTTATTAACATCTGAAAAAAATAGTCAGTTTTTCTGGCTATTTAAGCGTTATGATTTACCGATGTTAATTTTAATGGCGGTTCAATCTCCACGACCCATAAGACAGCGAATTTGGCAATATTTAACTCAATTACAACAGATTAAACCTCCGTTAAATGGCAATGATTTAAAAACAATGGGATATAAACCAGGTCGTCAATTTAAACAAATGTTAGATGATTTATTGACGGTTACATTAGATGGGGAAGTGTGCGATCGCGCTTCTGCTGAAGCTTTTTTACAACGCCATTACCCCTTAAAATAA
- a CDS encoding 16S rRNA (cytosine(967)-C(5))-methyltransferase, with protein sequence MNNNPRQVAFLALRDINRRGGLADVALDQWLRQSDLSDINRRLTTELVYGCVRRRRSLDTLIDYLAPKKSHQQHPDIRTILHLGFYQVCYLNQIPNSAAVDTSVELVKQNDLTHFSGFVNGILRHYIREQGNCLVEIPDSINSIFTPFELPKNPIEKLGILYSFPDWLIQFWLESLGLEETEQLCTWFNQSPSIDLRINPLQTTLETVESELQNRGISVNRISGLPLGLRLMGSIGAIQKLPGYDQGWWSIQDSSAQWVSYLLDPQPGETIIDACAAPGGKTTHIAELIQDQGKILAFDSIKSRLKKVQQNLTRLQLNCIDPQHEDIRKLQGYFESADRVLLDAPCSGLGTLHRRADGRWRHDPKNIQDLSQLQAELLEITQTWVKPGGCLVYSTCTLHPQENESVIQTFLTQHSNWKIQPPPANFTLSPEPEGWIKIWPHRQNMDGFFMVKLIKELT encoded by the coding sequence GTGAATAATAATCCGCGCCAAGTTGCATTTTTAGCTCTCCGAGACATTAACCGACGGGGTGGACTGGCTGATGTGGCTTTAGATCAATGGCTTCGTCAATCTGATTTATCGGATATTAACCGACGCTTAACCACCGAATTAGTCTATGGTTGTGTTCGTAGGAGGCGATCGCTCGATACCTTAATCGATTACTTAGCCCCTAAAAAATCCCATCAACAGCACCCGGATATTCGTACTATACTACATCTCGGTTTTTATCAAGTTTGCTATCTAAATCAGATTCCCAATTCGGCTGCGGTCGATACCAGTGTGGAATTAGTTAAACAAAATGACTTAACGCACTTTAGCGGTTTTGTAAATGGGATATTAAGACATTATATTCGAGAACAGGGAAATTGTCTTGTAGAAATTCCTGATTCTATTAACTCTATTTTTACTCCCTTTGAGTTACCCAAAAATCCCATAGAAAAATTAGGAATTCTCTATAGTTTTCCTGACTGGCTGATTCAATTTTGGTTAGAGAGTTTAGGATTAGAAGAAACAGAACAGCTTTGTACTTGGTTTAATCAATCTCCGTCTATTGATTTAAGAATTAATCCCTTACAAACCACTTTAGAAACAGTAGAATCTGAATTACAAAATAGGGGGATTTCTGTTAATCGAATTTCTGGACTTCCTCTAGGATTAAGGTTAATGGGAAGTATAGGTGCAATTCAAAAATTACCCGGTTATGATCAAGGATGGTGGTCAATTCAAGATAGTAGTGCTCAATGGGTGAGTTATTTATTAGATCCGCAACCGGGAGAAACAATTATTGATGCTTGTGCGGCGCCGGGAGGAAAAACCACTCATATTGCTGAATTAATCCAGGATCAAGGGAAAATTTTAGCCTTTGATTCGATTAAATCTCGATTAAAAAAAGTTCAGCAAAACCTAACACGATTACAACTCAATTGTATCGATCCTCAACACGAAGATATTCGGAAATTACAGGGCTATTTTGAAAGTGCTGATCGGGTTTTATTAGATGCGCCCTGTTCGGGTTTAGGAACGTTACATCGGCGGGCTGATGGACGCTGGCGACATGATCCTAAAAATATTCAAGATCTGTCTCAACTTCAAGCTGAACTATTAGAAATTACTCAAACTTGGGTTAAACCAGGAGGTTGTTTAGTTTATTCTACCTGTACTCTCCATCCTCAAGAAAATGAAAGCGTAATTCAAACCTTTTTAACTCAGCATTCAAACTGGAAAATTCAACCTCCTCCTGCGAATTTTACCCTTTCTCCTGAGCCAGAAGGCTGGATTAAAATCTGGCCCCATAGACAGAATATGGATGGATTTTTTATGGTAAAATTAATCAAAGAGTTAACTTAA
- a CDS encoding adenylate/guanylate cyclase domain-containing protein: MTTTDSRLSEIGAFLQTNLKKFSSNLALSKAQTYDDWRKHFMHQRLSLGFTLALISYFTFTVSEVNNFFFNRDHFHPSWVATQVVVELGLIIGLVILRTPIGIKYPGWMFLLFSWLVTITPQIRESLGGMARASIIEWPLMFFSQATLIPVYWPLHLISQLGVFIYYQGSQTLFNLKVVLPAEWMTADFLFLYLFWICLICNLSVYLYDRLARSEFNSRQALEKAYEQVKEEQERSESLLLNILPHSIAQRLKLQPSTIADSFTDAGVLFADIVGFTELSGRFDPPQLVNLLNQIFSEFDHLAELHGLEKIKTIGDAYMVVSGLPIPHDDYADAIANMALDMQRTLKEFNLKTQQNFHIRIGIATGPVVAGVIGIKKFIYDLWGDTVNIASRMESHGIADEIQVTETTYLVLKQSYLFEKRGLIKVKGKGEMTTYLLKGKQTQGVPVTTG, from the coding sequence ATGACTACAACTGACTCAAGACTATCAGAAATTGGTGCTTTTCTACAAACAAATCTGAAGAAATTTTCTTCAAATTTAGCCCTTTCTAAGGCGCAGACCTATGACGATTGGCGAAAGCATTTTATGCACCAACGTTTAAGTTTAGGCTTTACCTTAGCTCTTATTTCCTATTTTACCTTTACTGTCTCAGAAGTTAACAATTTTTTCTTTAACCGGGATCATTTTCACCCTTCATGGGTAGCCACACAAGTTGTTGTTGAATTGGGTTTAATTATCGGTTTAGTTATCCTACGAACCCCCATCGGAATCAAATATCCGGGGTGGATGTTTCTTTTATTTTCTTGGCTGGTAACAATTACCCCCCAAATTCGAGAAAGCTTAGGAGGAATGGCGCGCGCTTCTATTATTGAATGGCCGTTAATGTTCTTTTCTCAAGCTACATTAATTCCGGTTTATTGGCCGTTACATTTAATTTCTCAATTAGGGGTTTTTATCTATTATCAGGGAAGTCAAACTTTATTCAATTTAAAAGTTGTACTTCCCGCCGAGTGGATGACGGCTGATTTCCTATTTCTTTATCTATTTTGGATTTGTTTAATTTGCAATCTTTCGGTGTATTTATATGATCGGTTAGCGCGATCAGAATTTAACTCTCGTCAAGCCTTAGAAAAAGCTTATGAGCAAGTTAAAGAAGAACAGGAACGCTCAGAAAGTTTACTCTTAAATATTTTACCCCATTCCATTGCCCAACGGTTAAAACTGCAACCGAGTACCATTGCAGATAGTTTCACCGATGCGGGAGTTTTATTTGCTGATATTGTCGGTTTTACCGAACTTTCAGGACGGTTTGATCCTCCACAATTAGTTAATTTACTCAATCAAATCTTTTCAGAATTTGATCATTTAGCCGAATTACATGGGTTAGAAAAAATTAAAACCATTGGAGATGCTTATATGGTGGTTTCGGGTTTACCCATTCCCCATGATGATTATGCAGATGCGATCGCAAATATGGCTTTAGATATGCAACGAACTCTGAAAGAATTTAATCTAAAAACCCAACAAAACTTTCATATTAGAATTGGGATTGCTACGGGCCCAGTTGTTGCTGGAGTGATTGGAATTAAGAAATTTATTTATGATTTATGGGGAGATACTGTTAATATTGCAAGTCGTATGGAATCCCATGGAATTGCAGATGAAATTCAAGTTACAGAAACTACCTATTTAGTCTTAAAACAAAGCTATTTATTTGAAAAAAGAGGTTTAATTAAAGTGAAAGGAAAAGGAGAAATGACTACCTATTTATTAAAGGGAAAACAAACCCAAGGAGTTCCTGTCACCACTGGTTAA
- a CDS encoding ARC6/PARC6 family protein, which produces MKATLLALTLILSLSMGQIVQAKTLTENEPLSLQDSPTVTEIAQNTESITIGKAADLVTEWLNAKSRIFAPPFDRELLGDLTTGTLYIDTLKAINFLIENNAYYQYGVQKIESIERFAASGNKATIEVKVTEDTTLYTQGKVTESSFNTILVRYNLEKWDGLWKIANSQVLN; this is translated from the coding sequence ATGAAAGCAACACTATTAGCCTTAACTCTAATCTTGTCCTTGAGTATGGGTCAAATTGTTCAAGCTAAAACTTTAACAGAAAATGAACCCTTAAGTTTACAAGACTCACCAACGGTAACTGAAATCGCTCAAAATACCGAATCAATAACCATTGGAAAAGCAGCAGATCTAGTAACAGAATGGTTGAATGCAAAATCGAGGATTTTCGCCCCGCCTTTTGACCGTGAGCTTCTTGGAGACTTAACTACGGGGACATTATATATTGATACCTTAAAAGCGATTAATTTTTTAATTGAAAATAATGCCTATTATCAATATGGAGTCCAAAAAATTGAATCCATAGAACGATTTGCTGCATCGGGAAATAAAGCTACAATAGAAGTTAAAGTTACCGAAGATACAACTTTATACACCCAGGGTAAAGTGACGGAAAGTAGCTTTAATACAATATTAGTGCGTTATAATTTAGAAAAGTGGGATGGACTTTGGAAAATTGCTAACTCTCAAGTTCTGAATTAA
- the pdhA gene encoding pyruvate dehydrogenase (acetyl-transferring) E1 component subunit alpha, which produces MVQERTLPTFEADATAVTRDEGLMLYEDMVLGRLFEDKCAEMYYRGKMFGFVHLYNGQEAVATGMIRAGRRDEDYVCSTYRDHVHALSAGVPPRQVMAELFGKATGCSKGRGGSMHLFSSPHNLLGGFAFVAEGIPVATGAAFQTKYRREAMNDPNADQVTMCFFGDGACNNGQFYECLNMATLWNLPIIYVVENNKWAIGMAHERATSDPEIYKKGPAFGMPGYEVDGMDVLAVREVAKKAVARARAGEGPTLVEALTYRFRGHSLADPDELRDKEEKEFWFARDPIKKFAAHLTEYNLATQEELKAIDQQVQATIDDAVEFAQSSPEPDPKELYRYIYADD; this is translated from the coding sequence ATGGTACAGGAACGCACGTTACCGACGTTTGAGGCGGATGCAACGGCTGTAACCCGTGATGAAGGGTTAATGCTGTATGAAGATATGGTTTTAGGGCGGTTGTTTGAAGATAAATGCGCCGAGATGTATTATCGGGGCAAAATGTTCGGTTTTGTCCACCTCTACAACGGTCAAGAAGCCGTAGCAACGGGGATGATCCGCGCTGGTCGCCGAGATGAAGATTATGTTTGTAGTACCTATCGGGATCACGTTCATGCTTTGAGTGCCGGGGTTCCCCCTCGTCAAGTCATGGCCGAATTGTTTGGCAAGGCCACAGGCTGTTCTAAGGGTCGGGGCGGCTCGATGCACTTGTTCTCCTCTCCCCATAATTTATTAGGGGGGTTTGCCTTTGTTGCTGAAGGAATTCCGGTGGCTACGGGTGCAGCTTTTCAAACGAAATACCGTCGGGAAGCGATGAATGATCCGAATGCGGATCAAGTAACGATGTGTTTCTTTGGAGATGGCGCTTGCAATAACGGCCAATTCTATGAATGTTTGAATATGGCAACATTATGGAATCTGCCCATTATTTATGTGGTCGAAAATAACAAATGGGCCATCGGGATGGCCCATGAACGGGCAACTTCTGACCCCGAAATCTACAAAAAAGGCCCTGCTTTTGGAATGCCCGGTTATGAAGTCGATGGGATGGATGTTTTGGCTGTTCGAGAAGTGGCTAAAAAGGCCGTTGCTCGCGCTCGTGCTGGGGAAGGCCCAACCTTAGTGGAAGCTTTAACCTATCGTTTTCGAGGGCATTCTTTGGCTGATCCCGATGAATTACGCGACAAAGAGGAGAAGGAATTTTGGTTTGCTCGTGATCCGATTAAAAAATTTGCGGCTCATTTAACGGAATATAATTTAGCAACCCAGGAGGAATTGAAAGCAATTGATCAGCAAGTTCAAGCTACGATTGATGATGCGGTAGAATTTGCCCAAAGTAGCCCTGAACCTGATCCGAAAGAGCTTTACCGTTATATTTATGCCGACGATTAA